The following nucleotide sequence is from Aminobacterium mobile DSM 12262.
CTGATATGCGTTATGGCGCACCGCAAAAATAAGCCGGGCTATTTCAATATATCCATTAAGCTCTCCCTCTATAAGTTTCTTCCATGCCATACACCATTCACCTAAAAAACCGGGGAAGTGTGCCGAAACCCATTCGATGAATATATTGAGATCCTTATCTAGGCCAGCGAGATAGCTCGTTAAAAGAAGTCGCCCCACAATAAGAGGCTTATTACCGTCAAGACAAGATTCAATCCACGGTTCCCACCACTCGTCTTCGCCTTTTTTTATTTCACGCCATAAAGCGCGAGAAGAAAGGGCATCCCCTTCTTCTTCGCTGAGAGCTAACTCAACCCATAAGTAATGTGTTCTTTCAAGATACGCAGCCACTGCCGCTACGTCTTCGTAGACATGGGCCCAGAAAGAGGTAAAATCCTTATGTTTCCACGTATCTGGGAACGGCCTATTCCAAAATTCACCAGATTTGGAAAATACCATAATAGACTGCAAGCCGACAGACACCTTTTGTGCGTCATACCATAAAAGTTGCCACCGATGGAAAAGAGTTACAGATGTAGGGTGTAGATTTTTTAAAGACAAATTCAACCCTTGACGGTACATGCTCTGAATTTCTTCTAAAAGATCAGCGCACCGGTGCTGTAACATTTCAATTTCTTCAGCCACACATACGGCCCGGTCCCTATCTACACCACTTTCAAGAGTCTCTTCTTCACTTTTTTCATAAGATACGGCAAGATGCTTTTCTTTCCAATTCTCTATACGTTGTGCAAAAGAAAGGTGTATTGCCCCTTCAATCCAGGCTCCCCCTTCTGTACAGTTATAAACAGGAGTTTGCGTAGAAGCTATACAACGCTCAAAATAGACGAGAAACGAATACCAATGGTCATTGGTTTCTACTGTAGTACTTTTATCCCAGCTTTGAATAGCAGCGAACCCTTTCTGGCCATACTCATGATGCCCAAATGACGAAGCATGAGTCTGCCCATCTGGTCCATAAGCCAAATCTTGTCCTATAAAAACAATTTCACTGGGCTGTAAGGCTTCAGCAAGGTGAAAACACAAATGGCTGACACATAAACCGCTTCGTATATCTGGCATTTTCATGACCCCAGCCAGGTACGACCCCAACGCATCACAATTTGTAAGGGATACTGACCCTGGCCAAGTGGCCACAAGAGCTGGGTGAACTTTGGTTCCAGCTACAAATACGGCGTGAGAAGCCTCTTCCCTAAAGTCACGTATAATAGGCTTCATGCGTTCGTAGATAATTCGAGATGAATCGAGAGCCACAATAGCGTGGGGGATAACACCCGCCTCAAAAAGTCCTTGCGCTATAACGTCATTGGCTATAATCACCGCAAAATGTTGGGCTTCTTTAAGAAGGGGAATCTGTTTGTCCAAGGAGGGTCCTGCCGACACGATAATAGCCGGTTTGCTATGCCAGAGTTCCTTCAAACGCGTCAGGGGAACCATGCCTCGATGCCGTACAGTGCAGCCATTAACAATATTATGGGCCATCTCACGATAGGCCCGTTCAGCATCAATAAACTGTGATTGTATTTCTCCCCCTAAAGCTGTTTTAAACTCTCTGATAATTTCCCGAACCTCATCAATACGGTTGTTACTATTTTTCGTATTATG
It contains:
- a CDS encoding motility associated factor glycosyltransferase family protein, with protein sequence MLMRSLTPNFELWQRNLRALEKSNPQAAELLLGYSEDEKYSTFSLNINEQYAELRDTEGITRFLELRGKSFLEIDGGRKEDINLYVGFGLGYSFAHTITQERMNRAVIVETDPALLYWCMHIHEMEGLLASPGISWVVGKTSIDRENQWRQVFQRHGGLLNQAPCVFVHNTKNSNNRIDEVREIIREFKTALGGEIQSQFIDAERAYREMAHNIVNGCTVRHRGMVPLTRLKELWHSKPAIIVSAGPSLDKQIPLLKEAQHFAVIIANDVIAQGLFEAGVIPHAIVALDSSRIIYERMKPIIRDFREEASHAVFVAGTKVHPALVATWPGSVSLTNCDALGSYLAGVMKMPDIRSGLCVSHLCFHLAEALQPSEIVFIGQDLAYGPDGQTHASSFGHHEYGQKGFAAIQSWDKSTTVETNDHWYSFLVYFERCIASTQTPVYNCTEGGAWIEGAIHLSFAQRIENWKEKHLAVSYEKSEEETLESGVDRDRAVCVAEEIEMLQHRCADLLEEIQSMYRQGLNLSLKNLHPTSVTLFHRWQLLWYDAQKVSVGLQSIMVFSKSGEFWNRPFPDTWKHKDFTSFWAHVYEDVAAVAAYLERTHYLWVELALSEEEGDALSSRALWREIKKGEDEWWEPWIESCLDGNKPLIVGRLLLTSYLAGLDKDLNIFIEWVSAHFPGFLGEWCMAWKKLIEGELNGYIEIARLIFAVRHNAYQVTEAEIDGAMSLMALLPALLRSFAVYIEQKKGGESAFNSLLATLLDGEASFWEGDQETFNRACCCILDAPENEPFHQFFKKSAGGNWAAWTAERFLSGLSKERQEKYAQKISFFWGVSLKKAEEAVDI